From one Mangrovibacterium diazotrophicum genomic stretch:
- a CDS encoding DUF2062 domain-containing protein, with amino-acid sequence MLFGKRYIRTTAQMFRELKVQFIQSASPKQTALSVTIGFYAGIFPVFGLTTALCVLMTILFRANHLISVAVNLLVAPLQMLLIVPFVKVGLAILNPDTKPSFQTADDLFALLEQSESWYFLFQSLIGGVICWAIFSSATAFPTYRLLRRRINANTQKQH; translated from the coding sequence ATGCTATTCGGGAAACGCTATATCCGGACAACCGCCCAAATGTTTCGTGAATTGAAAGTTCAGTTCATTCAGTCGGCGTCTCCCAAACAAACGGCCCTATCCGTCACAATTGGATTTTACGCCGGCATCTTTCCTGTTTTTGGACTCACAACTGCTCTCTGCGTACTTATGACGATTCTATTCCGGGCAAATCACTTGATCTCTGTAGCCGTGAACTTGCTGGTAGCTCCGCTACAAATGCTGTTGATTGTCCCCTTTGTTAAAGTAGGGCTGGCCATCCTGAACCCGGACACAAAACCTTCTTTTCAAACAGCTGACGACTTGTTCGCACTCCTCGAGCAATCGGAGAGCTGGTACTTTTTGTTCCAGTCTCTCATTGGCGGAGTGATTTGCTGGGCCATATTTTCTTCAGCCACCGCCTTTCCAACCTACCGTCTTCTACGCCGGCGAATAAATGCAAATACCCAAAAACAACACTAG
- a CDS encoding DMT family transporter, protein MNYFGEIAALLTAVFWTVTSMAFESAGKKVGSLSVNLIRLVIAFGIYAVYTQISRGMWFPFDAGLERWLWLALSGLIGFVIGDLLLFQAFVVIGARVSMLIMALAPPFTAFISYFILGEVLSPMNWIGMAITLTGISLVILKRDNKAIEGEEKIRKRLTSAYPISGIFLALGGALGQATGLVLSKKGMGDYDAFAASQIRVLTGIVGFGLMVLFMGRFRRLLSAVKDLSAMKRITLGSVFGPFLGVSFSLLSIQHTKAGIAATIMAIVPVLIIPPAILIFKERVNKKEIIGAVITVIGVGLFFL, encoded by the coding sequence ATGAATTACTTCGGAGAGATCGCGGCGCTGCTGACAGCGGTTTTCTGGACTGTTACCAGCATGGCTTTCGAATCGGCCGGCAAAAAGGTAGGATCGTTATCAGTTAACCTGATTCGCCTGGTGATTGCTTTCGGTATTTATGCTGTTTACACGCAAATCAGCCGCGGTATGTGGTTTCCTTTCGATGCCGGGCTTGAACGTTGGCTTTGGTTAGCTTTGTCGGGTTTAATCGGATTTGTGATTGGCGACCTTCTGCTTTTTCAGGCTTTTGTGGTGATTGGTGCCCGCGTATCGATGCTGATCATGGCATTGGCTCCGCCTTTTACGGCGTTTATCTCTTACTTTATACTGGGTGAAGTTTTGTCGCCGATGAACTGGATTGGAATGGCGATCACGCTGACGGGAATTAGTTTGGTTATTTTGAAGCGGGACAACAAAGCCATAGAGGGAGAAGAAAAAATACGCAAACGCCTGACTTCGGCTTACCCGATCAGTGGTATTTTCCTGGCCTTGGGCGGTGCTCTGGGACAGGCGACCGGGCTGGTGCTAAGCAAAAAGGGGATGGGCGATTATGATGCTTTTGCGGCTTCACAAATTCGTGTACTGACGGGGATCGTTGGTTTTGGGCTGATGGTCTTGTTTATGGGACGTTTCCGAAGACTTTTATCAGCAGTAAAGGACTTGTCGGCGATGAAACGAATTACGCTGGGATCTGTTTTCGGTCCTTTTTTAGGTGTATCCTTTTCTTTGCTGAGTATTCAACATACCAAAGCAGGGATTGCTGCAACAATAATGGCCATCGTACCTGTCTTAATCATTCCGCCTGCCATTCTCATTTTTAAGGAAAGAGTAAATAAGAAAGAGATTATTGGTGCGGTGATTACGGTGATCGGTGTCGGGCTTTTCTTCCTTTAA
- the nhaA gene encoding Na+/H+ antiporter NhaA, which yields MSPVKFITEPFDRFFKQETSSSILLLGVTVLTLLFVNIGFYDPYYELLHKKLTFGLGNFMLSKSLILWINDGLMAVFFFVIGLEIKREILVGELSSFRKASLPVFAAVGGMLFPVAIFLLINGNPETHDGWAIPMATDIAFTLGILKLLGKRVPYGLKIFLTAFAIVDDLGAILVIAIFYSSSIDLSLIFAALGIFAALLVATRIGLFNKYVYFLAAVIIWILFLKSGVHATIAGVLVAFAIPIRKNIKVVHFQDKMQGAIDSFKELSARLHPKYILTHEQMENVNQMEELAHEIQSPLQYYEHKLHGWVAFVIMPIFAFANAGVVISSESFAQIDLSIFIAAALVLGNTIGISLFSYLAIKLKMANLPENTTFKQLAITGLLGGVGFTMSLFITNLAFDTQTFIDASKIGILLGSIIAGVGGYLLLKTTLK from the coding sequence ATGTCGCCAGTCAAGTTTATTACCGAACCTTTCGACAGGTTCTTTAAGCAGGAAACATCTTCAAGTATCCTATTACTCGGAGTAACCGTGTTAACCCTGTTGTTTGTCAATATTGGTTTTTACGATCCTTACTACGAGTTGCTACACAAAAAACTCACGTTCGGTCTCGGAAACTTCATGCTGTCCAAATCGCTCATCCTTTGGATTAACGACGGACTCATGGCCGTGTTCTTTTTCGTTATCGGGCTCGAAATCAAGCGGGAAATCCTGGTTGGTGAACTTTCGAGTTTCCGCAAAGCCAGCTTGCCGGTTTTTGCGGCTGTAGGCGGAATGCTATTCCCGGTTGCAATTTTCCTTTTAATCAATGGAAATCCGGAAACACACGATGGCTGGGCTATCCCGATGGCTACCGATATCGCTTTTACACTCGGTATTTTAAAATTATTGGGCAAACGCGTTCCCTATGGGTTGAAAATCTTCTTAACGGCCTTTGCTATTGTTGACGACTTGGGCGCCATCCTGGTTATCGCCATTTTCTACAGTTCAAGTATCGATCTGTCGTTGATTTTCGCGGCATTGGGAATTTTCGCGGCACTGCTTGTCGCCACCCGAATAGGCCTATTTAATAAATACGTCTATTTTCTGGCGGCTGTAATCATCTGGATTTTATTCCTGAAATCAGGTGTTCACGCCACAATCGCCGGCGTATTGGTTGCTTTTGCCATTCCTATCCGCAAGAACATCAAGGTCGTTCATTTCCAGGACAAAATGCAAGGTGCGATCGATTCGTTCAAAGAGCTGAGTGCTCGTCTTCACCCCAAATACATTTTGACGCACGAGCAAATGGAGAATGTCAACCAGATGGAAGAACTGGCTCACGAAATCCAGTCTCCACTACAATATTACGAGCACAAGTTACACGGCTGGGTCGCTTTTGTAATTATGCCGATTTTTGCGTTTGCCAACGCCGGTGTGGTTATCAGCAGCGAAAGCTTTGCCCAGATTGACTTGTCGATTTTCATTGCAGCAGCGCTCGTTTTGGGAAACACCATCGGAATCAGCTTGTTCTCCTACTTAGCCATCAAGTTGAAAATGGCAAATTTACCGGAGAACACAACGTTTAAACAACTGGCCATTACCGGATTGCTGGGAGGGGTTGGTTTTACCATGTCGCTGTTTATCACCAACCTGGCCTTCGATACGCAAACCTTCATCGACGCTTCGAAAATCGGGATTCTGCTTGGATCGATCATTGCTGGAGTCGGCGGTTATCTGCTACTAAAAACAACACTCAAATAA
- the ybaK gene encoding Cys-tRNA(Pro) deacylase yields the protein MKSPAKTNASRLLDKQKISYELIAYEVDESDLSATTLAAKLGQNIKQIFKTLVLRGTNSGIFACVIPGDEEVDLKLAAKVSENKKAEMVHMKELLPLTGYIRGGCSPIGMKKNYPVFIHESCLQFDTIYISAGKRGTQLRLSPEDLIRVSGATICHLIS from the coding sequence ATGAAATCCCCCGCCAAAACAAACGCGTCGCGCCTACTCGACAAACAGAAAATCAGCTATGAGCTAATTGCCTACGAAGTAGATGAGTCGGATTTGAGCGCAACGACTTTAGCTGCCAAGCTTGGCCAAAACATCAAACAAATTTTCAAAACACTGGTACTGCGGGGAACCAATTCCGGGATTTTTGCCTGTGTCATTCCCGGCGACGAAGAAGTTGATCTGAAACTGGCCGCCAAAGTATCGGAAAATAAGAAAGCAGAAATGGTACACATGAAAGAACTGCTCCCGTTAACCGGCTACATTCGGGGCGGCTGCTCCCCCATTGGTATGAAAAAGAATTATCCCGTTTTTATTCACGAGTCGTGTCTGCAATTCGACACAATTTACATCAGTGCCGGAAAACGCGGAACTCAACTTCGACTTTCGCCCGAAGATCTAATCCGTGTGAGCGGCGCCACTATTTGCCATCTGATCTCCTAG
- a CDS encoding cold-shock protein, protein MGRSQESFQKKEVRNKKEKKRKEKEAKRLARKDGDKPNSLDDMIAYVDENGMITDTPPDPDKKTEIKVEDIVIGVPKDADLEPEDAVRKGIVTFFNQSKGFGFIRDGQSGESLFVHINNITEPIVEGNSVSYEMERGPKGMMAVNVKVNR, encoded by the coding sequence ATGGGTAGATCACAAGAGTCCTTTCAAAAAAAAGAAGTACGCAACAAAAAAGAGAAAAAACGCAAAGAAAAAGAAGCAAAACGTCTGGCGCGTAAAGATGGCGATAAGCCCAATAGCCTGGACGATATGATTGCCTACGTGGATGAAAATGGTATGATTACCGATACGCCACCCGATCCGGATAAGAAAACGGAAATTAAAGTTGAAGACATTGTAATTGGCGTTCCGAAGGACGCAGATCTGGAACCGGAAGATGCAGTTCGGAAAGGGATTGTCACCTTTTTCAACCAATCGAAAGGATTTGGCTTTATCCGCGATGGACAGAGTGGCGAAAGCCTGTTTGTCCATATTAATAACATTACTGAGCCGATCGTTGAAGGGAACTCGGTTTCGTATGAAATGGAGCGTGGACCAAAAGGCATGATGGCCGTAAATGTAAAAGTTAACCGGTAG
- a CDS encoding DUF805 domain-containing protein, which translates to MNWYLKVLKQYADFGGRSRRKEYWMFALFNIIFAIVAIILDNVLGTTLGTAPYGVFYFVYILAMFIPGLAVTVRRLHDVGKSGWMYLIILIPLVGAIWLLVLTLTDSNAGENQYGQNPKEAIA; encoded by the coding sequence ATGAATTGGTATTTAAAGGTTCTAAAACAGTATGCCGACTTCGGTGGAAGATCAAGAAGAAAAGAGTATTGGATGTTTGCGTTATTCAACATTATTTTTGCGATTGTAGCAATAATATTGGATAATGTTTTGGGGACAACTCTGGGAACGGCTCCATACGGGGTATTTTATTTTGTTTATATTCTCGCAATGTTTATTCCCGGGCTTGCTGTAACAGTAAGAAGACTGCACGATGTTGGTAAAAGTGGATGGATGTACTTGATTATTTTAATTCCGCTTGTTGGAGCAATTTGGCTTCTCGTTCTTACACTAACAGATAGTAATGCTGGAGAGAATCAGTACGGACAAAATCCCAAAGAAGCGATTGCCTAA
- a CDS encoding alpha-L-fucosidase, with the protein MKKLICIGLLLLSGLTQAQSMKNYLNESDAEFNKRMQWFTDAKFGMFIHFGLYSELGGVWKNDTVEGYAEWIQGMMKIPSDEYSKLTETFNPKDFDADFIVKTAKEAGMKYLVVTSKHHEGFCLWNSDYTDFDVSATPFKRDILAELSAACKKYGLRFGTYYSIIDWHHPTQKHLYGLFEGAEAPADSTWRAEYIVYLKNQVRELIEKYDTDILWFDGDWEAWWNNEVGTDLYNYIRSLKPSIIINNRVAKRESFKKDFGTPEQEHLEEAVNYKWEACYTMNDSWGFKVSDHHWKSAEEVVAKLHDINEKGGNLLLNVGPDGLGRIPEPCVEILKQVGELLK; encoded by the coding sequence ATGAAAAAACTAATTTGTATTGGACTGTTATTACTATCAGGATTGACACAGGCTCAGAGTATGAAAAACTATTTGAATGAATCGGATGCGGAATTTAACAAGCGGATGCAATGGTTCACCGATGCTAAATTCGGCATGTTCATTCATTTTGGATTGTATTCAGAATTGGGAGGCGTGTGGAAAAATGATACCGTTGAAGGATACGCGGAATGGATCCAGGGAATGATGAAGATACCATCAGATGAGTATTCGAAATTGACGGAGACTTTTAATCCGAAAGATTTTGATGCGGATTTTATTGTAAAAACGGCGAAGGAGGCAGGGATGAAATACCTGGTTGTTACCTCGAAGCACCACGAAGGATTTTGTTTGTGGAACAGCGATTACACCGACTTCGATGTATCGGCTACTCCGTTTAAGCGGGATATTCTGGCCGAGTTGAGTGCAGCCTGCAAAAAGTACGGGCTTCGCTTCGGAACTTATTACAGCATTATCGACTGGCATCATCCAACGCAAAAACATTTGTATGGATTGTTTGAAGGGGCAGAAGCTCCCGCGGATTCAACCTGGCGAGCCGAATACATTGTTTACCTGAAAAATCAGGTTCGCGAGTTGATCGAAAAATACGATACGGACATTCTTTGGTTTGACGGTGATTGGGAGGCTTGGTGGAATAACGAAGTCGGAACTGATTTGTACAATTATATCCGCAGTCTGAAGCCGTCAATCATTATCAATAACCGGGTGGCCAAGCGTGAAAGTTTCAAGAAAGATTTTGGAACGCCGGAACAGGAACATCTGGAAGAAGCAGTGAACTACAAGTGGGAAGCCTGTTATACGATGAATGATTCCTGGGGCTTTAAAGTCAGCGATCACCACTGGAAATCGGCCGAGGAAGTGGTTGCCAAATTACACGATATTAATGAAAAAGGAGGCAATCTTTTGTTGAATGTTGGCCCTGATGGTTTGGGAAGAATACCTGAACCCTGCGTTGAGATTTTGAAACAGGTCGGCGAACTTCTAAAATAA
- the leuB gene encoding 3-isopropylmalate dehydrogenase — MKLKLAVLPGDGIGPEIVDQAMKSVKAIAEKFNHELEYEFALTGATAIDQVGDPYPETTHDICMKADAVLFGAIGDPKFDNNPKAPVRPEQGLLAMRKKLGLYANIRPVETFESLLHKSPLRRELVEGANFVAIRELTGGIYFGDKGRTDNGNTAYDHCVYTRAEVERILKLAYEFAGKRNKKLTVVDKANVLESSRLWREVAQEMAPNYPDIKTEYMFVDNAAMQIIQWPKNFDVMVTENMFGDILTDEASVITGSLGLLPSASMGIHTSVFEPIHGSYPQAAGKNIANPIATILSAAMMFEYAFDLMEEGKLIREAVDASMAEGVVTVDIAEGKSYSTSEVGDWIADYIAKK, encoded by the coding sequence ATGAAGTTAAAATTAGCTGTTCTCCCCGGAGACGGAATTGGCCCTGAGATTGTTGATCAGGCCATGAAATCAGTGAAAGCAATCGCTGAAAAATTCAACCACGAACTGGAATATGAATTTGCCCTGACCGGTGCCACTGCCATCGACCAGGTTGGTGATCCATACCCGGAAACTACCCACGATATTTGTATGAAAGCCGACGCCGTACTTTTCGGTGCCATCGGTGATCCTAAATTCGACAACAACCCGAAAGCACCGGTTCGTCCGGAACAAGGTTTGCTGGCGATGCGCAAAAAATTAGGTTTGTACGCTAACATTCGCCCGGTAGAAACTTTCGAATCCTTGTTGCACAAATCACCGCTTCGTCGCGAGTTGGTTGAAGGTGCCAACTTTGTAGCGATCCGCGAGCTGACCGGTGGTATCTACTTCGGCGACAAAGGCCGTACCGACAATGGTAACACTGCTTACGACCACTGCGTTTACACACGCGCTGAGGTAGAACGTATCCTGAAACTGGCCTACGAATTCGCGGGAAAGCGTAACAAAAAACTGACTGTTGTTGACAAAGCAAACGTTTTGGAAAGCTCTCGCCTGTGGCGTGAAGTGGCTCAGGAAATGGCTCCAAACTACCCGGACATCAAAACCGAGTACATGTTTGTTGACAACGCCGCGATGCAAATCATCCAGTGGCCGAAAAACTTCGACGTGATGGTAACTGAAAACATGTTCGGTGATATCCTGACTGACGAAGCCAGTGTAATTACCGGATCACTAGGCCTGTTGCCTTCTGCATCGATGGGTATCCACACTTCTGTGTTCGAGCCAATTCACGGTTCGTACCCGCAAGCTGCCGGTAAAAACATTGCGAACCCAATTGCAACAATCCTGTCGGCTGCCATGATGTTCGAATATGCATTCGACCTGATGGAAGAAGGTAAACTGATCCGAGAAGCTGTTGATGCTTCAATGGCTGAAGGCGTGGTTACTGTTGATATTGCTGAAGGCAAATCATACAGCACATCTGAAGTTGGTGACTGGATTGCCGACTACATTGCTAAAAAGTAA
- a CDS encoding alpha-isopropylmalate synthase regulatory domain-containing protein: protein MTVKSVAIAERQLQIMDTTLRDGEQTSGVSFTDTEKLSVAKVLLEDVKVDRIEIASARVSEGEFKAAKRIMEWAAEKGHLGRVEILGFVDGKTSLDWINRAGGKVLNLLCKGSLNHVTHQLRKTPEEHIADIQKSIDYASELGISVNVYLEDWSNGMRNSRDYVHFMISHLKEMNVKRIMLPDTLGILDPDETFDYCKEMINRYPDVQFDFHAHNDYDLAIANVFHALKAGVDCVHTTVNGLGERAGNAPLSSVIATVKDHMGMKTKVNESMLNRISKVVESFSGIRIPTNKPLIGEFVFTQCSGVHADGDNKNKLYFNDLLPERFGRTRTYALGKTSGKANIKANLEDLGIELTADALKKVTDRVIELADHKETVTAEDLPYIVADVLQESVEQRISINNYALTYAMGLRPSATVSININGKSYEASSSGDGLYDAFMKAVKSIYSKLKKPFPTLIDYSVTIPPGGKTDALVETVIIWEMDREFKTRGLAPDQTAAAIKATTRMLNLVEHTMSEKVE from the coding sequence ATGACGGTAAAATCAGTCGCAATTGCCGAGCGCCAACTTCAGATCATGGACACCACGCTGCGCGATGGTGAACAGACCTCGGGCGTGTCGTTTACCGACACCGAAAAGCTCAGCGTTGCCAAAGTATTGCTGGAAGATGTGAAAGTTGACCGGATTGAAATTGCTTCGGCCCGGGTTTCTGAAGGCGAATTTAAAGCCGCCAAGCGCATCATGGAGTGGGCTGCCGAAAAAGGCCACCTCGGTCGTGTTGAAATACTCGGATTCGTTGATGGTAAAACATCTTTGGACTGGATCAACCGGGCCGGCGGAAAAGTATTAAACTTGTTATGCAAGGGATCGCTGAACCACGTGACCCACCAACTGCGGAAAACTCCGGAGGAACATATTGCCGACATTCAAAAATCGATTGATTACGCAAGCGAACTGGGTATCTCAGTCAATGTTTATTTGGAAGACTGGTCGAACGGTATGCGCAACTCCAGAGATTACGTTCATTTCATGATTTCGCATCTGAAAGAAATGAATGTAAAACGCATCATGCTGCCGGACACACTGGGAATTCTCGACCCGGACGAAACATTCGATTACTGCAAAGAAATGATCAACAGGTACCCGGATGTTCAATTTGATTTTCATGCACACAACGACTACGACCTGGCCATCGCCAACGTCTTCCACGCCTTAAAAGCGGGAGTCGACTGCGTACACACAACCGTAAACGGGCTGGGTGAACGTGCCGGTAATGCGCCACTTTCGAGTGTGATTGCCACGGTGAAAGATCACATGGGCATGAAAACCAAGGTGAACGAAAGTATGTTGAACCGGATTTCGAAAGTTGTTGAAAGCTTCTCCGGCATTCGCATTCCAACCAACAAACCGCTGATCGGCGAGTTTGTGTTCACGCAATGTAGTGGTGTTCACGCCGATGGTGACAACAAAAACAAGTTGTACTTCAACGACTTGTTGCCGGAACGTTTTGGCCGTACCAGAACTTACGCTCTAGGCAAAACCTCCGGTAAAGCCAACATCAAAGCCAACCTGGAAGACCTGGGTATTGAGTTGACAGCTGATGCGCTGAAAAAAGTGACAGACCGGGTAATTGAGCTGGCCGACCACAAGGAAACCGTAACAGCGGAAGACCTTCCATACATTGTTGCCGACGTGCTTCAGGAAAGTGTTGAGCAGCGTATTTCGATTAACAATTATGCACTGACTTATGCGATGGGACTTCGTCCTTCAGCAACGGTCAGCATCAACATAAACGGGAAATCGTACGAAGCTTCCTCGTCAGGAGATGGTTTGTACGATGCTTTCATGAAAGCAGTAAAAAGCATTTACAGCAAGCTGAAAAAGCCATTCCCCACACTGATCGACTACTCGGTAACTATCCCTCCGGGCGGTAAAACCGATGCCTTGGTTGAAACAGTGATTATTTGGGAAATGGACCGCGAGTTCAAAACCCGCGGGCTAGCGCCTGACCAAACGGCTGCGGCGATCAAAGCAACCACCCGCATGCTCAACCTGGTTGAGCACACCATGAGCGAAAAAGTTGAATAG
- the leuD gene encoding 3-isopropylmalate dehydratase small subunit codes for MAYDKFSNIVSPAVPLPIENVDTDQIIPARFLKAVERKGFGDNLFRDWRYDKSNQPIAEFPLNDSKFTGKILVGAKNFGSGSSREHAAWAIYDYGFRVVVSSFFADIFKGNALNNGLLPVVVSPEFLEKIFDAIEADPTAEFEVDLPSQTFTIKATGESEEFDINPYKKHCLQNGLDDIDYLVSLHDEIVAFEK; via the coding sequence ATGGCTTACGATAAATTTTCAAACATAGTATCTCCGGCTGTTCCACTGCCGATCGAAAATGTGGATACCGACCAGATTATTCCTGCACGCTTCCTGAAAGCAGTAGAGCGAAAAGGATTTGGCGACAACCTGTTCCGCGACTGGCGTTACGATAAAAGCAACCAACCAATCGCTGAGTTTCCGTTGAACGACAGCAAATTCACTGGCAAAATCCTGGTTGGCGCTAAAAACTTTGGTAGCGGATCAAGCCGCGAGCACGCTGCATGGGCCATCTACGATTATGGCTTCCGCGTAGTTGTTTCAAGCTTCTTTGCCGACATCTTCAAAGGAAACGCGCTGAACAACGGATTGCTTCCGGTGGTTGTGAGCCCGGAATTCCTGGAGAAAATCTTCGACGCAATCGAAGCTGATCCAACAGCCGAGTTCGAAGTTGATCTTCCAAGCCAAACCTTCACGATCAAGGCGACAGGCGAATCGGAAGAATTCGACATCAACCCATACAAAAAACACTGCCTGCAAAACGGGCTCGACGATATCGACTATCTCGTCAGCTTACACGACGAGATCGTAGCATTTGAAAAATAA
- a CDS encoding four helix bundle protein — protein MDRLELKQRTQTFAHRCVKLANSLSETKLGRHIQGQLIRCSTSVAVNYRAVLLAHSDAAFAAKLSIVIEEVDECDFWMEFAVDEQLVSRDKAELLLQEAKELTAIFISSRKTVQLKTRSSHHQ, from the coding sequence ATGGACCGACTCGAGCTCAAACAAAGAACGCAGACTTTTGCACACCGATGTGTGAAGCTTGCCAATTCTTTGTCAGAAACAAAACTCGGTCGCCACATACAGGGACAACTAATCAGATGTTCGACATCCGTTGCTGTTAATTACCGCGCGGTGTTATTAGCACATTCTGACGCAGCATTTGCAGCAAAATTATCCATCGTAATAGAAGAAGTTGATGAATGTGATTTTTGGATGGAGTTTGCAGTAGACGAACAACTTGTTTCTCGCGATAAAGCAGAATTGCTCTTGCAAGAAGCAAAAGAACTAACGGCAATATTCATCAGTTCAAGAAAAACAGTTCAACTGAAAACAAGAAGTAGTCATCATCAGTAA
- the leuC gene encoding 3-isopropylmalate dehydratase large subunit has translation MEAKTLFDKIWDAHVVKQVEGGPNVLYIDRHFIHEVTSPVAFLGLKTRGLKVFRPDQTTATPDHNVPTINQNMSIVDELSRNQVEMLKKNCEANGITHYGLGSDGHGVVHIIGPEMGLTQPGMTIVCGDSHTSTHGAFGAIAFGIGTSEVEMVLASQCIMQPKPKKMRITVEGQLGKGVTAKDIALYIISKISTSGGTGHFIEYAGSAITNLTMEGRMTLCNLSIESGARGGMIAPDETTISYVKGRKFAPQGEAWDKAEAYWKTLKSDEGAKFDTEYVFDAADIEPMITYGTNPGMGLGVSQSIPTGSELQGTDKTTFLKSLKYMDFNPGDAMKGKKVDYVFLGSCTNGRIEDFRAFAQFVKGKKKADDVTVWLVPGSKAVETQIISEGLDKIFTEAGMALRQPGCSACLAMNDDKIPEGKYAVSTSNRNFEGRQGPGARTLLASPLTAAAAAVTGVITDPREFL, from the coding sequence ATGGAAGCTAAAACATTATTTGATAAGATTTGGGATGCCCACGTGGTGAAGCAAGTTGAAGGAGGCCCAAATGTATTGTATATCGACCGTCACTTTATCCACGAGGTGACCAGCCCGGTAGCTTTTTTAGGTTTGAAAACTCGCGGACTGAAAGTTTTCCGTCCGGATCAAACCACTGCTACCCCCGACCACAACGTTCCAACCATCAACCAAAACATGAGTATTGTTGATGAGTTGTCGCGCAACCAGGTTGAGATGTTGAAAAAGAACTGCGAAGCCAACGGCATTACACACTACGGTTTAGGTAGCGACGGTCACGGTGTCGTTCACATCATCGGGCCTGAAATGGGTTTGACCCAGCCGGGTATGACCATCGTTTGCGGTGACAGCCACACTTCTACTCACGGTGCTTTCGGTGCTATCGCATTCGGTATCGGTACGTCAGAAGTTGAAATGGTATTGGCCAGCCAATGTATCATGCAGCCAAAACCAAAGAAAATGCGCATCACTGTTGAAGGTCAGTTGGGTAAAGGCGTAACTGCTAAAGACATCGCACTTTATATCATCTCTAAAATCTCGACCAGTGGGGGTACAGGTCACTTCATAGAGTATGCAGGTTCTGCCATCACCAACCTGACCATGGAAGGTCGTATGACTTTGTGTAACCTGAGTATTGAAAGTGGTGCCCGTGGTGGTATGATCGCTCCGGACGAAACCACCATCAGCTACGTTAAAGGTCGCAAATTCGCTCCTCAAGGTGAAGCCTGGGATAAAGCTGAAGCCTATTGGAAAACATTGAAATCAGATGAAGGTGCAAAATTCGACACTGAATATGTGTTTGATGCAGCTGACATTGAACCAATGATTACTTACGGAACCAATCCGGGAATGGGTCTTGGTGTAAGCCAATCAATTCCAACAGGAAGCGAACTCCAGGGAACTGACAAGACTACTTTCCTGAAATCATTGAAATACATGGATTTCAATCCGGGTGATGCGATGAAAGGTAAAAAAGTTGACTACGTATTCCTGGGAAGCTGCACAAACGGACGTATCGAAGACTTCCGCGCTTTCGCTCAATTTGTGAAAGGTAAGAAGAAAGCCGACGATGTAACTGTTTGGTTAGTACCTGGATCAAAAGCAGTAGAAACACAAATCATCTCAGAAGGTCTGGATAAAATCTTCACCGAAGCAGGCATGGCACTTCGTCAACCGGGATGTTCAGCTTGTTTGGCAATGAACGATGATAAAATTCCGGAAGGCAAATACGCAGTATCTACTTCGAACCGTAACTTCGAAGGTCGTCAGGGACCGGGAGCCCGCACATTGCTGGCCAGCCCGCTTACCGCTGCTGCCGCTGCTGTTACCGGAGTAATAACCGACCCAAGAGAATTTTTGTAA